Within Drosophila willistoni isolate 14030-0811.24 unplaced genomic scaffold, UCI_dwil_1.1 Seg869, whole genome shotgun sequence, the genomic segment AGAAGTTGATGAAACGATTGGAGGACGCGAATGTGTATCgacttttgtgtctttacttGAAAAAGTTTCCATTTCCTCAAATGTAATTAACTTCACTTTAGATAATGTATCTGTTTTTATGAATAcctattttttgtatatacgAAGAGCATTCCAAAACTAAGAGGACCTTCTAAATTGATATTTTTCGGCACGTTGGTAAACACTTCGCAAAAAACTGTATGACTCGGGGTTTTCGGGAATTTTGGCGGCGGTTGTCCATTTCGACCAACTTTTGAGTCCTCTCCTCCGATTTATTTGAGACGTTGTCGAACTTGCCACTGTAACTTTAAACATGTTCCCAGGAACAATACTGATTCATCCTGTCAGCTTGCAACATTTGAAGGTTACGCATCTGTCAATGGAACTCTGGACACAGTCTCTAAACGGTCTCCCACAAGTctaagtttgttttttgccaGGTACTTTTCTTTACCGGTCGCAGACATTTTCgaatcaaaaatcaaatcgCCCTAATCGAAGATCATAGGGAAGTCAATACCGGAAAAGCCATTTAAAATCCGATCCGATGACGAAATTTTTGCTAATTTGTCTTTTTAATACCTTGACGAAGTGCCTTAGAAATATTGTCCCAATCTGAAATTGTTTATCACTTGGTGCATTCgaaaagtatttatttatattctgTGTAAATGGGTCCACtttattttcttctctttctaTATTTTGTAGAGCTGAGTGTATTGGAAAATATGCATCGAAACATTTGACACCTGAAGAACAAAATCGCATTTCCTCGAAGATTATTTCGTATCATATTCGTAGCAATAGAAATGTTTACTGAATTATTAAAATCGGATGTACAATTTTCCATCAATAAAATCCTAGAGGACTTATCCTTCATTTAGAAATAATTGAAGATGGATGGTGAGAGTAAATTAAGTGAATtgacaaataataatattatatcaAAATATCCTTCATTGCATTTACAGGATTTTTGAAGCTATAGTTGATTTTTATTACACAGTGAAGAATCGAAACAAAATCATTTCTGAATTTATGCAGTTTAACAATGAATTATCCGAGAGCCATCCACGTTATCTAGCCAACTCCAAGGAGCACACacttaaattttgcattgccTCTGCTTTGATGTCCATCGACGGAAAATATGAATGTTTAGATTTGTTTATGGACAGCATTACTTTCACCCCATGAGCAGTTAAATATTACATGCCTTTATGAAGTATTAGTAGCAAAACATTTAGAATATCCACAAATCCTTATTGAGGCGCTTGCAGTCTATAGCTACTTTACAGCCAAATCAACAAATGTCCTTACTTTCCGTTACACATTGgttattaaataataattctgAAAATTGGAACGACCACATTGATGAATTCTTACAATGCTTGGTGCCTCTTACGGAAGCAGAAAACTTAGAAGTTCGTCAATTCACAACACtgattatacaaaaattgtttacagAATATATAAGCTCGGGGTAAGCTTAAATAATTCgtgttaaagaaataaatttattatatttttaaatttatttttagaaatGGGCATTTAAATGAATCTATACAGAAAATTTTAAAGGATCAAATAGCAAATGAATCGGTTTTACCTCATGTGAAAGTTCGTCTCCTGTTACCTAAATGGATTGGAAATCACTGGACAAAACATAActtttggtttgcttttaCTATGGAAAATCGTGTAGTAAgatataataataaagaaaacgaaaaaatagTGCATGAATTCCGAAAAGCTTTCAAATCAACATCCATCCATCCTGGTGGAGTTCCACCAGTGAATGAAGATATGCCAAGCATTAAACAAATTAACGATACATATCCCAAGTCCAATCTAACCTGCTGGAATACATCGGCTGCATCCGAGCCAGGAGTTGTTCCCTTAGTCCGTGGAACAAGTTCATCTCAATCTGATGGCGAACTTATTGTATTATCCACTCGCAATCATAATGAAGCCAGCTTAAATGACTTGATGG encodes:
- the LOC124462069 gene encoding uncharacterized protein LOC124462069 isoform X2; this encodes MSLLSVTHWLLNNNSENWNDHIDEFLQCLVPLTEAENLEVRQFTTLIIQKLFTEYISSGNGHLNESIQKILKDQIANESVLPHVKVRLLLPKWIGNHWTKHNFWFAFTMENRVVRYNNKENEKIVHEFRKAFKSTSIHPGGVPPVNEDMPSIKQINDTYPKSNLTCWNTSAASEPGVVPLVRGTSSSQSDGELIVLSTRNHNEASLNDLMETCNAFGVRTLVLNKLTNLGIRAAGELTIWLKEPESLHEYLREKKMKNYKIVGIENMERSYKLASSQKTILVLGEDQQGTADNLKDLLDSTIVLPLTDVKNLQNMAIYLCSQPGPEM
- the LOC124462069 gene encoding uncharacterized protein LOC124462069 isoform X3 → MSLLSVTHWLLNNNSENWNDHIDEFLQCLVPLTEAENLEVRQFTTLIIQKLFTEYISSGNGHLNESIQKILKDQIANESVLPHVKVRLLLPKWIGNHWTKHNFWFAFTMENRVVRYNNKENEKIVHEFRKAFKSTSIHPGGVPPVNEDMPSIKQINDTYPKSNLTCWNTSAASEPGVVPLVRGTSSSQSDGELIVLSTRNHNEASLDDLKETCNAFGVRTLVLSKVTNLEIRAAGELGIRLGEPESLHEYLREKKMKNYKIVGIENMERSHKLASTQKTILVLGEDHQGTADNLKDLLDSTIVLPLSDVKSSQNMAIYFCS
- the LOC124462069 gene encoding uncharacterized protein LOC124462069 isoform X4 translates to MSLLSVTHWLLNNNSENWNDHIDEFLQCLVPLTEAENLEVRQFTTLIIQKLFTEYISSGNGHLNESIQKILKDQIANESVLPHVKVRLLLPKWIGNHWTKHNFWFAFTMENRVVRYNNKENEKIVHEFRKAFKSTSIHPGGVPPVNEDMPSIKQINDTYPKSNLTCWNTSAASEPGVVPLVRGTSSSQSDGELIVLSTRNHNEASLNDLMETCNAFGVRTLVLNKLTNLGIRTAGRLFITY